A genomic window from Camelus ferus isolate YT-003-E chromosome X, BCGSAC_Cfer_1.0, whole genome shotgun sequence includes:
- the TBC1D8B gene encoding TBC1 domain family member 8B gives MKTLSVFDSNEDITNFVQGKIRGLIAEEGKQSFAKEDDPEKFREALLKFEKYFGLPEQEKLVTYYSCSYWKGRVPCQGWLYLSTNFLSFYSFLLGSEIKLIISWDAISRLEKTSNVILTESIHVCSQGENHYFSMFLHINQTYLLMEQLANYAIRRLFDKETFDNDPILDDPLQITKRGLENRAHSEQFNAFFRLPKEETLKEVHECFLWVPFSHFNTHGKMCISENYICFASQDGNLCSVIIPLREVLAIDKTNDSSKSVIVSIKGKTAFRFSEVKEFEQLVAKLRLKCGAASTQYHDISTEVPISSDSVDPSDNTEVQSLTCQRECSKTVNTEALMTVFHPQNLETLNSKMLKEKMKEQSWNILFAECGRGVSMFRTKKTRDLVVRGIPETLRGELWMLFSGAVNDMAANPGYYAEVVEQSLGTCNLATEEIERDLRRSLPEHPAFQSDTGISALRRVLTAYAFRNPKIGYCQAMNILTSVLLLYAKEEEAFWLLVAVCERMLPDYFNRRIIGALVDQAVFEELIRDHLPQLTEHMTDMTFFSSVSLSWFLTLFISVLPIESAVNVVDCFFYDGIKAILQLGLAILDYNLDKLLACKDDAEAVTALNRFFDNVTNKDSPLPSSVQQGSNVSDEKSSHIRVDITDLIRESNEKYGNMRCEDIHSMRCRNRLYVIQTLEETTKQNVLRVVSQDVKLSLHELDELYVIFKKQLFFSYYWCLSSPVLKYHDPSLPYLEQYQIDCQQFRVLYHLLSPWAHSANRDSLALWTFRLLDENSDCLINFKEFSSAIDIMYNGSFTEKLKLLFKLHIPPAYTEVKSKDPSKCDELSKEELLYFSQLHVSKPAKEKEAESVKKSPEKGKGKVDIQAYLSQWQDELLKKEDNIKDLPRMNQSQFIQFSKTLYNLFHEDPDEESLYQAIAVVTSLLLRMEEVGRKLQSPQSSAKGFSSAVGASRGSSEGQTESHLEKEPFSLREDPQWSFAFEQILASLLNEPALVKFFEKPIDVKAKLENAKTSQLSSRTKM, from the exons ATGAAGACCTTGTCTGTGTTTGATTCAAATGAAGATATTACTAATTTTGTACAAGGAAAGATAAGA GGATTAATTGCTGAAGAGGGAAAACAATCTTTTGCAAAAGAAGATGATCCTGAAAAATTTCGAGAAGcccttttgaaatttgaaaaatattttggtttacCAGAACAGGAAAAGTTAGTGACGTATTACTCATGCAGTTATTGGAAAGGACGGGTTCCTTGTCAGGGCTGGCTATATCTTAGCACCAACTTTCTAAGcttctattcttttttgttggGATCAGAAA TAAAACTCATTATCTCCTGGGATGCAATCTCAAGACTTGAAAAGACTTCAAATGTTATACTGACAGAGAGTATTCATGTGTGTTCCCAAGGAGAGAATCactatttttcaatgtttttgcATATTAACCAAACATACCTTCTTATGGAGCAGCTGGCAAACTATGCTATAAGAAGACTTTTTGATAAGGAAACATTTGATAATGATCCAATCCTTGATGATCCTCTACAAATCACCAAAAG aggTCTGGAAAATCGAGCCCACAGCGAGCAGTTTAATGCTTTTTTTAGGCTGCCCAAAGAAGAGACTTTGAAAGAAGTACATGAATGTTTCCTATGGGTACCATTCAGCCACTTCAACACTCATGGAAAAATGTGCATCTCAGAAAACTATATCTGCTTTGCCAGCCAGGATGGCAATCTATGTAGTGTAATCATTCCATTAAGAGAG GTCTTAGCTATAGATAAGACAAATGATTCCAGCAAATCTGTCATCGTTAGTATCAAAGGAAAAACAGCTTTTCGCTTCAGTGAAGTTAAAGAATTTGAGCAATTGGTGGCAAAACTCAGGCTGAAGTGCGGGGCAGCTTCAACTCAGTATCATGATATTAGCACAGAG gttccTATTAGTTCTGATTCTGTAGACCCATCTGATAATACTGAGGTACAGTCTTTGACATGTCAGAGAGAATGCAGTAAAACTGTGAACACAGAAGCCTTAATGACAGTGTTTCATCCTCAAAATTTGGAGACTCTTAATTCCAAAATG ttgaaagaaaagatgaaggaaCAGTCGTGGAACATCCTATTTGCAGAATGCGGGCGTGGTGTTAGCATGTTTCGGACCAAAAAGACTCGAGATCTGGTTGTAAGAGGGATTCCAGAGACCTTAAGAGGAGAGCTCTGGATGCTTTTTTCAG GTGCTGTTAATGACATGGCTGCTAATCCTGGCTATTATGCTGAAGTGGTCGAACAGTCCTTAGGGACCTGCAACTTGGCTACTGAAGAAATTGAGCGTGATTTGCGTCGCTCCCTGCCTGAGCATCCAGCCTTTCAGAGTGACACTGGCATATCTGCGCTGAGGCGGGTACTCACTGCTTATGCATTCAGGAATCCCAAAATTGGATACTGCCAG gCAATGAACATTTTGACTTCAGTGTTGCTTCTGTATGCAAAAGAGGAAGAAGCTTTCTGGCTTCTGGTTGCTGTATGTGAACGAATGTTACCTGATTATTTTAATCGTCGAATCATTG GTGCCTTGGTGGATCAGGCAGTCTTTGAAGAACTTATCAGAGATCATCTCCCCCAGCTGACCGAACACATGACCGATATGACATTCTtttcctcagtttctctctcatgGTTCCTCACACTTTTTATTAGTGTGCTACCTATTGAAAGTGCAGTGAATGTGGTGGACTGTTTCTTCTATGATGGAATAAAGGCCATTTTACAACTGGGACTGGCAATACTTGACTATAATTTAGACAAACTGCTGGCATGTAAAGATGATGCTGAAGCTGTGACAGCTTTAAACAG GTTCTTTGACAATGTCACTAATAAGGATAGCCCATTGCCTTCAAGTGTGCAACAGGGTTCAAATGTAAGTGATGAAAAAAGCAGTCATATTAGAGTGGATATTACAGATTTGATTAGAGAGTCAAATGAG AAATATGGGAATATGCGCTGCGAAGATATACATAGTATGCGGTGTCGAAATAGATTGTATGTGATACAGACCCTGGAGGAAACAACAAAGCAGAATGTG ttgCGTGTTGTTTCACAAGATGTGAAATTGAGCCTTCATGAATTGGATGAACTTTATGTCATCTTTAAG aaacagttgtttttttcttattattggtGTTTGAGTTCTCCAGTATTGAAGTACCATGATCCCAGTCTGCCATATTTGGAACAGTATCAGATTGACTGCCAGCAGTTCAGAGTGTTGTATCACTTGTTGAGTCCCTGGGCTCATTCTGCAAACAGAGACTCACTAGCTTTATGGACATTCAGACTGTTGGATGAAAACTCTGACTGCCTTATAAACTTCAAAGAATTCTCCTCTGCAATTG ACATAATGTACAATGGAAGTTTTACTGAGAAGCTTAAGTTGCTTTTTAAGCTGCATATTCCTCCAG CTTATACTGAAGTCAAGTCTAAGGACCCCTCAAAGTGTGATGAACTTTCCAAGGAAGAATTACTTTATTTCAGTCAGCTCCATG TTTCCAAGCCTgcaaaggagaaggaagcagaatcAGTAAAAAAAAGCCCTGAAAAAG gaaaaggaaaagttgatATTCAAGCATATCTAAGTCAGTGGCAagatgagcttttaaaaaaagaagacaacatTAAGGATTTACCAAGAATGAATCAG TCACAATTTATCCAGTTTTCAAAGACTCTATATAACTTATTTCATGAGGACCCTGACGAAGAGTCATTGTATCAGGCCATTGCTGTTGTAACCAGCCTTTTGCTCAGGATGGAAGAAGTGGGAAGGAAACTACAAAGCCCTCAGTCATCAGCCAAAGGATTCTCTAGTGCAGTGGGTGCTTCCAGAGGATCCAGTGAGGGACAAACAGAGAGCCACTTGGAGAAAGAGCCCTTCTCTCTCAGGGAAGACCCTCAGTGGTCATTTGCATTTGAACAGATTCTTGCATCTTTGTTGAATGAACCAGCATTGGTaaagttttttgagaaacccATAGATGTAAAAGCCAaactagaaaatgcaaaaacctCTCAACTAAGTTCTAGAACCAAGATGTAA